The proteins below come from a single Tribolium castaneum strain GA2 chromosome 9, icTriCast1.1, whole genome shotgun sequence genomic window:
- the LOC656848 gene encoding U8-agatoxin-Ao1a isoform X2, translating to MKYTWLVLAACMVLVLAELLPGAAAGPYLDDDEGLPSDDDYTENAIDRLLQSAQKRACVRRGGNCDHRPNDCCYNSSCRCNLWGSNCRCQRMGLFQKWG from the exons ATGAAGTACACTTGGTTGGTATTAGCGGCCTGCATGGTGTTGGTTCTCGCGGAGTTGCTCCCGGGGGCCGCTGCAGGACCCTATCTAGATGACG ACGAAGGCCTCCCTTCGGACGACGACTACACGGAAAACGCAATCGATCGTTTGTTACAATCTGCTCAGAA ACGAGCCTGTGTGAGAAGAGGAGGGAACTGCGACCATCGACCGAACGACTGCTGCTATAACAGTTCGTGTCGTTGCAATTTGTGGGGCTCTAATTGCAGATGTCAACGAATGGGACTGTTCCAGAAATGGGGCTAG
- the LOC656848 gene encoding U8-agatoxin-Ao1a isoform X1: MKYTWLVLAACMVLVLAELLPGAAAGPYLDDDEGLPSDDDYTENAIDRLLQSAQKRSSLIYLFRRACVRRGGNCDHRPNDCCYNSSCRCNLWGSNCRCQRMGLFQKWG, translated from the exons ATGAAGTACACTTGGTTGGTATTAGCGGCCTGCATGGTGTTGGTTCTCGCGGAGTTGCTCCCGGGGGCCGCTGCAGGACCCTATCTAGATGACG ACGAAGGCCTCCCTTCGGACGACGACTACACGGAAAACGCAATCGATCGTTTGTTACAATCTGCTCAGAA ACGTTCTTCCTTAATTTACCTTTTCAGACGAGCCTGTGTGAGAAGAGGAGGGAACTGCGACCATCGACCGAACGACTGCTGCTATAACAGTTCGTGTCGTTGCAATTTGTGGGGCTCTAATTGCAGATGTCAACGAATGGGACTGTTCCAGAAATGGGGCTAG